taatagaagtggagtgagaaataatataatattgttagaatatttccatttttagaaacaggtcaagtattaagggacgacccgataaggaaaacaggtcaagtattccgggacggagggagtagcttaTTAATTTTTAGGCTTAAAGAGAAAGTTAGTTGCTTTAGGGAtcattttaataagtaaaaagtAGGATCAACCCATCCTGCACGATCCTGTACGATCCTATACGATTCTGCTCCGATCCTGTACGATCCTATACGATTCTGCTCCGATCCTGACCGATCTTGCACCAATCTGAGTGAAAAagtaggatcttacgatcctatTACGATCCCACCGATCCTATACGATCCTACCGATCCTGCTACGATCCTGAACGATCCTGCTATAATCCCACCATCCCTGCGATTCTGCTTGCGATCTGGATCGTTTTGCAAAAAATGGATCGTACGATCCTACGATCCGGATCGCGATTCTAACAACAATATCTACCTATATACTATTACCTTCATTTCATAATGATTTTTACAGTTACTTTTTGcacaaacattaaaaaaaataaaaattgaaaagtatataaaaaggtgggtgaatataataaaatatggataaagtaagagagaaGTATATAAAAGGGTGTACGGGTAAAGAAAAATAACAATAAAGTGAGttaaaatttgtaaatgttCTGAGATAAGAGGGGTAAGGTAGTACGCGTGCATGcccaaaaataataaaaaaacacAATGTCAATAACATTATAAATGGACTAAAACGAAAAGTATAAATATCATTTTTAAAATGAGGTAGTATAACACAAACAAATAGATGCAAGACTGGCAAAATCTAtcttttatacggagtatacatATATTGTTGGGCATCAGGCTTTAACCTCCTTTCTCAGTCTCCCTCCGATTTTCCCTTGGCAAAATGCGACCTGCCATCCCTCGTTGCCCTTAACTTTGTATCCAAATTTATTGTTTGTTCTATCAATTTAAATTGCTGCAGAACTCCAAAATCTACAATGTTATATCACGGACAACCCGATATAATGTAGTGTGTCTGTGTGTACGGAATACTACCTGAGAAATACAAGTCAACATCCTTAACAGACTGAAAATGTAGAAATATGCCGGCGATATTTCGAATTTTTAATAGGGATATGTGTTGTTCAACATGAACCTCACGTTGAGAATTTGCAATACATAATAAGATTATAACTTAACTTAATTAGTACTTGACTTGATCTATTCTTAACTTAACATGATTACATGAACCTCCAGTTGAGAACTTAAAGTCTTTTCTCTTTTTGTGGTGCAAAGACTTCACTCGCCATCTCAGAAAACGAAAAACAATGAAGGAATATGATCCATCTTTACTTGCTGATTCTCATCCTGTTTTTTCTCATGAGGTCGAACGAGCGAGACCAACCCCCACGCTGTCTCAGCAACAATTTTCTCAAGCTACCACTTTAGAAATCCCAACATACGATTCAGCAATATCACCATCTGTTGCCCAAACTAGATGGAAGTTTTCAAGACATGTTTCCCATTGGGTTATTGCGTTCTTCATAGGGTACTTTTCCATGACCATGAAAAACCGTTCCAATATTAGTGGTATAAATCTTCTATTTATACCATATCTTTTGGCAACTCCTTTCATTGCTAATGTAATCGATAGGCATTACAATGGTATCATCCTCAATCTACTTATGTTACTTTTTCCAATTGGTGCTATATGTGTTGGTCTTGTTGCGGGAGCACTTGCTTCTCCCATAGCAATTGTATTCTTACCATGTCTATTGCTGTCCTTTATACTTGTCCGATTACTTCAATTCATTAGACATGGTGAGGCCTATGACAATCTCGTTTTACTTAAGTTTTATATCCGCACTTGGATATACTACCTCTATCTCTATTTGATTGCGCCTGCTCTAGCTATTTACCTTACAATTGCTTGGTATTCTCGAACCCTTCAATCTACCTTCTTCAACGGATTGCTACTCGGATACTCGCCTCCGACTAAAAGTAAAGTTCTAGGAGATTGGCAGCACATATGCAGTGTAATCAGTGGCATGCTTATAATCAGCACTATACTTCTGATTCTTGCCTTCAATTATATACCACGACTCCAACTGGATCTTCTGGAAAGTGGCATTAATGTTCCGGAAGCTGTGCTCGAAGTAGCTGACTGTCTGAACGTTTTCATCTGGATGAAGATATTACTTAAGATAACTGCTGCTCCTGCTTTAAAGCATCACAAAATTCTTGGATTAGAAACATGGAAATGGATTCAGGCATTCATTTTCATTGTAATCATTTACAATGTCATTACAATTCTAACTCGTCTGTCTGTATGGTCGCTGCAAAAGTACGTCAGTCATGATAAACCTGCTACACAGAAAGATACAGCCACAGGGCGATCTTCAATCTTACATAAAATCTTTCGTAGAAGATATCTGGTATATTGGGGCAATGGAATGAAACACAGCATCAACTTCATATTGAGCTCATCGTTGTTCCTATTTGCTTGGGTGTTGTATTTTAGATCCTACTTGAAAACAACACCAACAGCCAGAAAAGTTTGGGAATTTGGTACCTGGACCTGCCTCAGTTTTTTAACATGCGCCATTTTTTGGCTGATAAAAAATTGTGTTGTTCTCTCATGGGAAGCTGATTCAATCTACATTAGATTAGAATCAAAAATCTTACAAGGAGCGAAGCAATTGTACTTCCTTGGCATCATGGGTCGCCACGATTACGACATTTTCAATCTATTGTATCATGATGAAATGCCAAAGGGACAAAAGAAATGGGGGTTCATACAAACTTTTTCACGATTGCAACACATGTTTACTTTCAGTTTTGTAATAAATCTAAATACTCAATATCACAGAAAAACTGACGCTGTGGATGAATGGGAGAATGACAAGAAATTGTCCCAAAAAAAGAATAACAGAGCCAAAGACTACTTGCTGATGCAGGGTAACCAAACTCCAACCATTTATGGTGTACAACAAGCGGCTTTATACTTTTTCATGGCTAAAAGTAAATTGTTAGAGGAGAAGTATACTTCCGTCATCCTCAAAAAGCTGGAGAGTTATAATCAAGATGATGATAACAGGTACAACACGTCACACATATACTCAGTTACTGTACTTTTCTTTTGTAGCAACAGCCAGAAACGGCAAATGATAACTAAGCAACTTAGCATCTATATCCATTTTAAATCACGTCTCTTGTTAGTTGTTAGTTTGATATACTACCAAAACAATGATTATCAACTGCTTAATATATTTACATAACTCATACAAAGTATGACACTATTTTACATTCGAAATAGTATTGTCCAGTAAAATTCTTGAACGGTTAATTTCAATCAAGGTTCATGAAACTTTTTTGGCATTTTTTTCATGATTGGAAAGCAGTGGTATCGAACAAAATTTGAAGCGACTAATTGGAGAGGAACACTGGGAAGATTTTCAGCATCAACTTGATGAATATGTGGGTTCTTCAGAATCCATATGTTTTGAAACAAAGCTTACGGCATGGATGGTACACACATGCTCAATCATCTCTGATTTCATTTTTAAGAATATCATGACATAGCCTCTGTTTGTTCATTCAAAACTGTTGGTGGATGTGGGGAAAGTGTGTACCTTAGCTCTTTCTTCTGCCCTAAAATATCAATATATTGAATCACAAGAACAATCCACATGTGAATGAAAGTGCTACCCCACAATGGAGAAAAAGAAAGAGGATTAAGCCACTTATAAGGCTAAGGCCTTCAGGGGTACACAATCATCTGATAGTAATATAGTATTACGACGGTATTTGATTGGAAGTGTTGTTTCATCATTTCGGAATTGCCTGCTTTACTTCTTTTTTAAGTGGTAACTTACTACGTATCATGGTATTTGATTGGAAGTGTTGTTTCATCATTTTGGAATTGTCTGCTTtacttcttttttattttttggatttATTTGGCCTTGACTTTTTCTTAAAGGAAAAAAATTGGTTCGGCCACTGGTAGTATAACTACTACTCTACTAGTAAGGTACACCGCAAAGATGACACCTTGGATTGTATGCTTGTCAGGAAATGGCACACAACAATTGTTTGTTCCTCGCAAACACATTAAGTAGTGGCAAAGAAGTTGTGGATTGTTTAAACAACATCATCAGCTTTGTTCTAATCTTTGCCTCTTTCATAATGTGGCTTCTTCTCACGGGGTTGGCAACCACAAAAGTACTTGTCCTCATTTCTGCACCACTGTTAGCTGgaagttttatgtttcaaaacaCTTGCAAGATCCTGTTTGAAGGGATCATGTTTGTTTATGTGGTGCATCCTTTTAACGTTGGAGATTTATGTATCATCGATGAGAAAATGGTTAGTTATCCTTTTAAAATCTTAGTATTAATTTGTTTCATCTTATACTTGGTAATAAAACCTTTAATGCATATATGTAATACAACTAAGGTATGATTTacttctaattctaatagatggAGGTCAGAACTGTTGGTGTTTGGAGAACAACATTTTCTAAAATCGGTTCACAAGAGGAAGTAATATATTCAAATTCGGAGTTAGCCACCACAAGTATTGTCAACCATAAGACCGATTTTGATTGGAACGAGTCAGTGGAGGTTGATGTAGGTTCTTTAAGCAATGGAAAAATCAAGAATCTGAAAGAAGAAATTGAAAAGTAAGAATCCGTTgtcaattttagtttttgagTTTACGATTTTGAAAGTTATGCTCCACATATGACTTTAATTGAATCATGAACTTAAAACTAGTTATTCTTATAACAATCATGTCAACTTTTACAGTTAACAACAAAGAACCAGaaacaattttttgtagttttcatatttatttattttagtttcctaaaaaCTGAAAACTAGCTAGAAACAAAAAACCATAAGAACGGGTAGATTTTAGTTTCATTATTTCTGTCGCATGCTACTTCGTTAACATGACTTTCATACTCAATTTGtcttctttattttggtgtgtttcatCAGATATCTTGATGGTAATAAAGATAAATACACACCAGGATATAATTCTGTCGAGGTGTTGACAGACGGAGATACTCTGAAGTTAGTTGTTTGTTTTAGACACAAAGTGAACCTTAAAAACAGCAACTTCTTTAAATGTCTAAAGGAAAAGCGCAAACTACGATCTGAATTTGTTCTCGAGGCAGAGAAGCTTGCCGATCGAAACCAAAACGGAAAATCAATAACATAAGGTTTGTATGTACATTAGTAGAAATTAGAAGTTTAATCCGTTAATGCAAGTACATTACCTCTCAACTTTATTGCAGAGAGACGTGCTGACAGTGCTTAAGATGATCAGACAGAAGCTAAGTCTCGCGATTTGGGTGGTGAAGATGCTTCTACAGCAGGAAAGACTAAGAATGTATTTATATTTTTGTCAAGACTCTAGAGCGCAGAAGAGACTCATTGTGTGTAATATTTTTTTGCTGCATTTTTGTCAACTTGGTTTCCACTTTCAGTAGTTGTCTTCCTTAGGCCTTGATGCCTTATCCAGTTATCAGAAGAACATGTTCTAAACAGCAAAAGTAATGCATATGTACATGCACAAATAACTGTAAAGGACTTGTACCCAAAAACAAGCAGTTTCATATGTGCagatctttttatttttaaatttcacTCATCAATAACCCTCCAAATGCAATATTACGTATCTGAAACCAGAGTGAGTAGGGAGTGTACTACTAAGATTGTTAGGAAATTACGTTATGATGAGTGGGTTATGGTGGAGCTGCAGGGACTTTCTGGAGGAATTATTATCCTTTGGCGTTCAATGGACAACTCCGAAGGCTTGAACCCATCAGGATAAATCAACAAGGCATCCGCAGCATTATACAGATATTTTCTtccaaaaagaaaactttttttCTGTCAGGTATTTAGAAATttagaattaggaaaatttTGGGGTCTGCTACTCAGGTATGCTTGATCTTGCTAGTATTATGAATTTTCTTGGATTGAGATGGGAGATTTtaataacatttgttttcagtAGATAAAAACTTGGTGGCAGACTTAATAAAAATTATAGGGCTACCACTTTCCCTAATTGAATGGAAGATTGTCGGTTAGTTGATCTTGGTTTCTGTGAGCAGAAGTTTACATGGACAAACAAAAGGAGATACCAAAGATTGGACAGAGGTTGAGTCCATTCAATGGATTGGTAAGTTCCCTTCGGCTTTTATTTAGCATCTGCCTCGCTTAACCTTTGACCATTGTCCAATCCTTCttcatttttcaaaaataagcattttagttagAGCCTATGTGAGTATGGAACTTGGTTTGAAGGAGTTTTGTCTGATTATTGGGAGAATTGTTCCCAAACAGTCTCACCCCAAAATGTCAAGAATAGAATAAAAAAGTTTAGAGTGTTCAACCCTTGGATACCCAGATTAAATTCATACACTTTGAATATATGtcaaaaaatatgaaattactTAGAGTTCGAGTCTCGGCATTGGAGCCACACTCATCAAATCCGTTGGCACAAACTCACAATCTCATAGATATCAAGTATCATACATAATACATTCCTATCAATCATACTACCACTACTATCATTGCAATTCAAGCAAGTCAATCACACTTCACACCAATAAAACTAATCAAGGAATTAACCCCACTATGTCATCATCAATCAGTAAAACAATTCACATTAATtgcaattcaataaaacataaaaagGAATAGGgaaaaaaagttcaaaaaaCAAACTTACTCTTCATTCTTCAATTTCTCCATATGTTGCAAACAGTTGCCTTAGTTCATCACCAGTATCACCACACCCCAGTACTGGAACATTCCTCGCAGTCAAGTACCTTTAATtcctaaaattaataaatcatgcaAAAACTGAGGGAAAATTTGTAAAACTTAACCTAAAAttgcaaaattaaaaattctacccagaaaaaaaaaaaattaaacaaaataataCTAACTTTGATTCATCACAAATGGTATATACTCGAACAGCAGGAGGTTCATCCTCGTATCGTGGCATAATTTTCCGATTCTTGTTCCCtgagaaaacctagaaaaaaaCCATGAATTGAAAAAGTAATCAGAACAATTAAGCGTTTTTTCTGAAGCTAAAAATTGCTGGCATTCAGTATAAATCAGGATCATGATTTACAGGAAAAAGAGAAAGGGGGGGAATTAGTTTGAAGGAACATACTGTGAATTGACGTACTGGAATTGCCGTTGGTAAGAGCTGAGTGATTTTTTTGTGATTATTTACGGAATCGAAAACGCCAAATTTATGGGCAATTATACGTGACACGTGGCTCTCTGTTTATGAGgattttaaacaataaagctttcacaaattcttatttacaatgggtgtacaataaatattgtacaccgaagtaaaagttaattcaaaatgcttaaaagttaagcttatatgtgttaaagttatctatttttaagtgataaattttttcattttagtaaaacttatttattcaaaatcactataatgtataaaattaatcatttaatcatttctatcaacttttttttaactaatataaaagttaatcaaaactaagttaaagttacgaaaaaatgggtaaaagttatcttggtgtacaataaatttattgtacaccttgtgcgcgcaagaccttttgtaaagCTTTTTATCACTAAGCTATTACGGAgtacatgtttcatgttattattggaaaaaaaaacacatataacTAAAAGTAAATGTTATTAATATAGTAACGCGGGGCATCGCTTGGGCCTAAAAACTAGTTTGAAGTCTAAACATTGGGGAAATGTCTGATTGGCAAAATCGACTCTAATCTAATTTAACAGACTCgtacttgaaatttgaaataaacTCTAATTGAAATTAACTTAATTGGAATTGATCTATGTTCCACAAGAAGCTAATTGACAATAAACATGAAAATTAGTCGAACGAAATGTACTCAAACCTGAATCGAAAGACTCATCACCTGAATATgactcaactttttttttttttttttttgacatgacTCAACTTATATTAACTCATTTGGACGATTATTTTAGTACATGCCTTTGACTTATGAGCAACAACATAAATCGGGACTTGTCCAAATCTTTAAAATTACGGTTATCCAACTCATGCTTAAAataaaagttactatttttaccATCTTAGCTAGTCACAATGATGTTATATCTttctatttaaataataaatataacctTTTTAAAAGTGAAGTGCTAAAAGCCaccccatattactcaaaaccgccctactattttcccttatttttcattagtACCCTTACTTAATATTACTTTCCAATTCTCTCCCGCCACCGTCATCACGTCGTCGGCGACAAAATGGCCACTTTTCACAAGAGTTTATTTTTTTGTGCGgaatttttttagaaacttatgcatttttagcttgtaccatggtacaggcttatgaattttaaaattgtaccatggtacaaacttatgagtttttagcttcgaccatggaTTGACTTATACaatttagcttgtaccatggaaggagcttaaaattcataagcccataccatggaaggagctaaaaatgcataagtctcttcttttttttccaattacattaaatcaaatgcaacaacaaatcaaaaccTTAAATAATAT
This sequence is a window from Spinacia oleracea cultivar Varoflay chromosome 1, BTI_SOV_V1, whole genome shotgun sequence. Protein-coding genes within it:
- the LOC110782971 gene encoding mechanosensitive ion channel protein 10 isoform X1 is translated as MKEYDPSLLADSHPVFSHEVERARPTPTLSQQQFSQATTLEIPTYDSAISPSVAQTRWKFSRHVSHWVIAFFIGYFSMTMKNRSNISGINLLFIPYLLATPFIANVIDRHYNGIILNLLMLLFPIGAICVGLVAGALASPIAIVFLPCLLLSFILVRLLQFIRHGEAYDNLVLLKFYIRTWIYYLYLYLIAPALAIYLTIAWYSRTLQSTFFNGLLLGYSPPTKSKVLGDWQHICSVISGMLIISTILLILAFNYIPRLQLDLLESGINVPEAVLEVADCLNVFIWMKILLKITAAPALKHHKILGLETWKWIQAFIFIVIIYNVITILTRLSVWSLQKYVSHDKPATQKDTATGRSSILHKIFRRRYLVYWGNGMKHSINFILSSSLFLFAWVLYFRSYLKTTPTARKVWEFGTWTCLSFLTCAIFWLIKNCVVLSWEADSIYIRLESKILQGAKQLYFLGIMGRHDYDIFNLLYHDEMPKGQKKWGFIQTFSRLQHMFTFSFVINLNTQYHRKTDAVDEWENDKKLSQKKNNRAKDYLLMQGNQTPTIYGVQQAALYFFMAKSKLLEEKYTSVILKKLESYNQDDDNSSGIEQNLKRLIGEEHWEDFQHQLDEYVGSSESICFETKLTAWMEMAHNNCLFLANTLSSGKEVVDCLNNIISFVLIFASFIMWLLLTGLATTKVLVLISAPLLAGSFMFQNTCKILFEGIMFVYVVHPFNVGDLCIIDEKMMEVRTVGVWRTTFSKIGSQEEVIYSNSELATTSIVNHKTDFDWNESVEVDVGSLSNGKIKNLKEEIEKYLDGNKDKYTPGYNSVEVLTDGDTLKLVVCFRHKVNLKNSNFFKCLKEKRKLRSEFVLEAEKLADRNQNGKSIT
- the LOC110782971 gene encoding uncharacterized protein isoform X2 → MKEYDPSLLADSHPVFSHEVERARPTPTLSQQQFSQATTLEIPTYDSAISPSVAQTRWKFSRHVSHWVIAFFIGYFSMTMKNRSNISGINLLFIPYLLATPFIANVIDRHYNGIILNLLMLLFPIGAICVGLVAGALASPIAIVFLPCLLLSFILVRLLQFIRHGEAYDNLVLLKFYIRTWIYYLYLYLIAPALAIYLTIAWYSRTLQSTFFNGLLLGYSPPTKSKVLGDWQHICSVISGMLIISTILLILAFNYIPRLQLDLLESGINVPEAVLEVADCLNVFIWMKILLKITAAPALKHHKILGLETWKWIQAFIFIVIIYNVITILTRLSVWSLQKYVSHDKPATQKDTATGRSSILHKIFRRRYLVYWGNGMKHSINFILSSSLFLFAWVLYFRSYLKTTPTARKVWEFGTWTCLSFLTCAIFWLIKNCVVLSWEADSIYIRLESKILQGAKQLYFLGIMGRHDYDIFNLLYHDEMPKGQKKWGFIQTFSRLQHMFTFSFVINLNTQYHRKTDAVDEWENDKKLSQKKNNRAKDYLLMQGNQTPTIYGVQQAALYFFMAKSKLLEEKYTSVILKKLESYNQDDDNSSGIEQNLKRLIGEEHWEDFQHQLDEYVGSSESICFETKLTAWMMEVRTVGVWRTTFSKIGSQEEVIYSNSELATTSIVNHKTDFDWNESVEVDVGSLSNGKIKNLKEEIEKYLDGNKDKYTPGYNSVEVLTDGDTLKLVVCFRHKVNLKNSNFFKCLKEKRKLRSEFVLEAEKLADRNQNGKSIT